The Candidatus Woesearchaeota archaeon genome has a segment encoding these proteins:
- a CDS encoding NAD(P)-dependent oxidoreductase, which produces MKVLLTGAFGNVGLSTLDELIKKDYQVKVFEVKNSRNQRISQGYKKKAEIFWGDIRNIEDVKKAVYGSDVVIHTAAIIPPLADQKPKLAESVNFYGTANIISAMKNEKKPGKLIYTSSIAVYGDRLKNPMIYSEDSPNPNSHDEYARQKLECEKMIRESGLEYTIFRLTYIVSMNKLKMDPLMFDMPLETSIEICDTKDVGLALSNAVENNEILGKTLNIAGGEKCRTSYREYLDRMTELFGLGKGFLPKDAFGKDSFHCGYMETAESEKFLKYQRHTLADYFNEVKKKVAASRFFMRMFKPTIRQYLLKRSKYYCAKPARA; this is translated from the coding sequence ATGAAAGTTCTTCTCACGGGCGCATTTGGGAATGTGGGGCTTAGCACTCTTGATGAATTGATAAAGAAGGATTATCAGGTGAAGGTCTTTGAAGTGAAGAATTCAAGAAACCAAAGGATTTCCCAAGGATACAAAAAAAAGGCTGAGATTTTCTGGGGCGACATAAGGAATATTGAAGATGTGAAAAAGGCAGTTTACGGAAGCGATGTTGTAATCCACACCGCTGCAATAATACCGCCTCTTGCAGACCAGAAGCCGAAACTTGCCGAGTCAGTGAATTTTTACGGAACTGCCAACATCATTTCTGCGATGAAAAATGAAAAGAAGCCGGGAAAGCTGATTTACACTTCCTCAATTGCAGTATACGGTGACAGGCTGAAAAACCCGATGATTTATTCAGAGGACTCTCCTAATCCAAACTCACATGATGAATATGCCAGGCAGAAACTTGAATGCGAGAAGATGATAAGGGAATCAGGGCTTGAATACACAATCTTTCGGCTCACTTACATTGTCTCAATGAACAAGCTTAAGATGGACCCTCTTATGTTTGACATGCCTCTTGAAACATCCATTGAAATATGCGACACAAAAGATGTGGGGCTTGCACTCTCGAACGCAGTTGAGAACAATGAAATCCTGGGAAAAACCTTAAACATTGCAGGAGGGGAAAAGTGCAGGACAAGCTACAGGGAATACCTGGACAGAATGACTGAGCTTTTCGGGCTTGGAAAAGGATTCCTGCCTAAAGATGCTTTTGGAAAGGACTCATTCCACTGCGGATACATGGAAACAGCGGAAAGCGAGAAATTCCTGAAATACCAGAGGCACACCCTTGCCGACTATTTTAACGAGGTAAAAAAGAAAGTGGCTGCCTCAAGATTCTTCATGAGAATGTTTAAGCCAACGATAAGGCAGTATCTTCTTAAGAGGTCAAAATACTACTGCGCAAAGCCAGCCCGCGCATAA